Below is a window of Salvia miltiorrhiza cultivar Shanhuang (shh) unplaced genomic scaffold, IMPLAD_Smil_shh original_scaffold_471, whole genome shotgun sequence DNA.
ctCTCTCCCTCATGCAGCACTCCCCTCTCCCTCATTACTCCCTTCTTCTCCCATAAATGAACACACATGCACATTAACCACTCCCCTAAGAGGCTACCCTAACTAGCCAAACAAGATCCCTCAATTCAAGCTCACAATGCACATGCACAATCTTCCTccttctccccccccccccccccttgctcggctctctctcttctcccttctttccttctctcttctcactctcctGCACATTAAGAGCATGACATCTTCACCATTATCATCCCATTTATTTCAAGATATGCATTGAATGAAGCAATCACACCATCACATCATCTCATCAAAGCAAGTTCCCCTCTTCTCCTTTTTCTTCTCCATTCGGCAGCCCCTCCCCTCTTCACTTCACCTCACTTTCTTTTTGTTCCACCAAATATAGTAAGAACTAAGGTTTCCTAAAGTGTTCATCTTCAAGCTCAAGCTTCAAGAATCCTACGCATCAtcttctactccacctccattgatcttgttggtagcaacctcaatcctcctcttatgttacatatatattttcatgaggtataagcatgtatattgaagcatattgaagcatgatagtcccctctctactcttatgattttcgaaaatgttGGTGAAAGAAAACATATGAACTCCTTCAAACTTTCACTACTTTCATATGCTTATAACTTTCTTcatgttagatgcatgagaatggaagatatttcttgaaaacccttaagagggttatatgttatgatagttgaagcatgatgagttagTAGTgtaaaaatgcatgagaatggtgatgAAAGTATAGATCTAAGGTGATATGTGCATATGTGataatttcaaccattttgagaagttttcttacgttctggactgatcagtcgacgaggtttccctcgtccaaaaatcttcaaaatgttacatagtgtatatatatgtgtcttgaggacgctggtaaaatttcaagtcatttggacttcgtttactacctttttaaaatataaatcttttacTGCGCATTTCTGCCGGAAATTTAGAAAGGAAGTCCctagagtcacacttttcagtaactttCAAAAACATTCAGCCTCCAAACTTTTTATGGTAGCAATATACATGTGTTATATAGATATACATCAAATGTCAAACCATTTggccaacgtttactatttttcaaaaatcttaaCTTCCAttcgtgcaaaactgccgaatctggtagactgtgggaaaacacccatatctcgtaaaccacttggagttgttcactctacttttttttaaataaaactagactcaGAAAGGTTTTCAACGGTGTAAGTATCGAATCCAGGAGATTTCTGAGTcaaaacagtttattctttaaagTTGAGGCAGAGCAGAATGGTAAAACTGTAGGAGTCCGAAAATTTCTACTTTGAATTTGTTttgaggattttaaagttttggtgaaataatacaccatgttatggcatgaaaattctactagaaaattttatatattttcccaAGCTTACAtgattatttgagtatttatttacaaggaaaaaaaaatttcaaGTACATAGAGTGACTTTTAAGTCACTTGAGTATTGagataattcatatatatatatattatatggattaattgtgtaatttgaagcatgaatgactatgtgatttttatgaatgctatttacctaggattgagagtcttttaattgggTAAGATATCCAATTAGattgggaggtccaattgggtaaatagtagagaagttataagatgagattaagcatatgatgaaagcataagtattgagatattagttagatgaaattctaactagagtttattttgtcacatggcaatctaaatcacgtgcgccaccaaaggttcgagtgacggccgacgttagtacgactctgagcgttacgtcattgatccctgagacaggtgggctttattctaactctattatggctagctaccatgataatgagttcaaatgcaaaatcttatgaaaatgatgcatgttgaagtattattgatgaatcttatgaaaatgaagcatgttgatgTATTATTaatgagtattatgaaaattgtcaacttgccatatttattatagatgagaatgagatgtggtatgttgcctctatgaaagacatgattatgatcatgatgcaagatatcggcctttaactgatctatatgacagtaaaggttttgtgcgcagaggtgatcgtgaggcgtctctagtcggccggtcacggtgatttgaaggaggcctcattctcttcacctagtatatatgttatatgagttctcatagttggcacataccctgaatataatgtctgcagactaatgatattattatgatgatgcaaatgagtttatgacagaaaaacatgaacaagtATTTTTAATATCAGTTAAATcttgttgatgcattgaaaagggcaaggttgacatatagctctaagagcaacatttcaattatttccggcatgagtccactgagtgctttttggtactcagccctgcatgtatttctaaatgtgcaggtctggcttggcgcgaggatgggtgaaggctgttggaattgtcagttggctgtgtctttcctatgtctcacatttatctttataagctttgactctataagaatttgaactccctgctatatgtcttcacacatatagtaacgcatctcgcTGCACAACTTtgatgaaactctttatttaaattggcttatgcctgtaatatcccttaagggaaatacttctcaaacccttgctaagtttcaatTGCTTAATTATGTTTACCCAAGCTAGTAATTATTTTAGTCTTAACATCTTTCttgaaaatgagtaaagtttgcaattgcttccgctaaaacaagatgtatttctatttctttcactatttcttttattagtcgtacgatacttggtatacgctatcactggctatatcgggctgcgacagagtggtatcagagcagctcgtctgctctgagtataATTTCTTATAGAGTCTTTTCTTGATTGAGTCTAAGCTAGAGTCTTAGACTAAAAGAGTTATGTCACTGACAAGAGCCAaccaacaccccatctccgccaGCTTGACGAGGTATGCAAGTTAAAGTTTTAAAGTTGCTTATGAGCAAGAGTTATTTACATGCAATTGATGAAGCAGTTGAGAAAGCAATATTTATAAGTTGAGAAAAAAACATGATTAGTGCATGAtgcaattttattgatatctGGTTTTGATTGACTGGATAAGTAAGATGGTGGAAAATTTTTATTGGAATCTATATTGATACCAATGCACTACGAGAATCTTAGAGGAACACCGACAAGCAAGTATGTTATTGAGTAATAAACGagtaagtcattcttgacttagTTGAGTAACACgagttgttatttttttttttagcatgaCAGAGGGATTCGACATAGTATAGGCTTTCTATGACTGTACTCTGGAGCACCACGAGACTATTGGAGAGTTCTTAGCCCGCTTCCACTATAGGTGGATTGACGCCGTAGAGTACGAGGTCACGGCTCAGCAGGCCATGCAGATATTGCCATATAGGATGCCACCCCACTGGCAGGCTTGGTGTCATTTTATCGCCCCAGACTTCTATAGCCCGTTGGCACCGGGAGTATTTGAGGTGCGATTTCTGGAGTACCTATCCATTATGTTGAGCCGGTTCGTGATTTATGCGAACCCACCCTATTTTTATCTGACGGAGAGTGACACCCGAGAGGGTGAGGCAGAGAGTTAGCCTCAGGGTCTTCCTGAGACTGAGGATCCCCTTATGGTATTGGGACTAGAGCTCCTTAGCTCCCAGTCGATTGATGACCCTATTCCTGCGCTTCCTCAGGCACTCTGCCTGAGGATCCCCATGTATTCTCCCAGGATGTACTCCCCGACCTTCGGATATTTATCCTTTGTTACCCCGATGACAATCGATACCACTGAGCAGCTAATGAGCCCCATCCGCGAGACCCTTCCTGTTCCTCCCCTCCCTGCTGTTGGAGAGGGTGAGATCACTATGGCCGATGTTGACCCATTCGCACCAGGGCCTTCACGACCCCCGGGGATGGCTAGAGACCCGGAGGACGACGCAGGATCAGTCCCGGTTGTTGGGACTCTCACCTCATAGCCCTTGGATCTTCCTAGCATGGGCCTGGCCTTCGAGACGGACGTCCCTCGAGGAGACCCGATTCGGGAGAGAGCCGCTTATGACCCGTTCCACCGTGCCGACTCTGACAGTGAGGACGGCGTGCCTTGTGTGCCTCGATTGGGTGATGCTCGAGAGGACGATGGTGATGATGCTACGGAGGATGGGAGTGACGATGGTAGCCGGGATGATGGTAGAGGTCATGGGTGGATATGGTTTTGATATGATAGTATTGAGTAGTGATGCATATGTATATGGTAGCTTTGTTTAGATAGCCCATAGTTTTGGCTGGCAATGGATAGTTCCATCCCAGGCCAGGGCTTGTACTTATTTTGTTAGGCCCCTATAGTACACGGGTAACGGATAGTATCTGTACCCAGTGGTAGGGCTGATTGTACATAGACGCAGTATTGATGCAGTAGCTAGGTCTTTAACAGAGTAGTACTTTGTACTGACCTATAGCAGTTATAGATCATAGTATACATTTTGTACAAAAGAAGTCCTCGCTGAGGCAATTTTCACGATATACACATGTTGGgccaaagtggccatttttgacTAAATGAGAAATGTGATTACCtgttttgatgcattgttatatAGTAATTGTCaatttgtatacattgattgGAAACAGAGTACTTTGATGCATTGAGTATACTCTATGTGATAATgtgtgtatatacatatatatatatatatatatatatatgagatgcaGAATATGTAGTGAATTACTCAGCTATAAGACTAGAGTAGGATGAGCCTTGTCACATAGAGGAACTTATCTTTTGATCAAACTTGTAGATTGTCATAATGCCTCCACGAAGAGTGTACATAAATGTACCCGTGAATGAGGAAGAACCCAGAGAACCTACGCCGCCACCTCTACCTCAAGATAGGAGAGTGGAAGAACTTTTCTTAAGACAGAACCCACCGACTTTTGCAGGCACGGGAGACCCTGCTGAAACTGAAGAATGGATTCGTGCTATGGAAcgaatctttcgatttttgagATGCAACGACGCAGAACGTCTTATGTGCGTGTCTTACCAGTTGAAAGGAACCGCCGACTATTGGTGGGAAGCAAAGCAGAAAACTATGGCCCCGGAGCAGTTAGATGAACTCACTTGGGAGCTTTTTAAGACTGCTATGTGTGAAAAGTTCATACCCAGAagctataggaaaaagaaagaaatgaaattTACCACTTTGAAGCAAGGGAATAAAACTGTAGTGGAGTACGATCGACTATTCTGCGATCTGGCCCGCTATGCACCGTATAGGGTGGATACGGATGAGAAGATGTCCGAGTTGTTTTGCGCCGGACTGCGACAAGAGATAAGAGttgtattggcaagtcaaacggcACTTTCCTATGCCGAGGCCTTGAACAGAGCTCTAGATATGGAGCTAGCAATGCAACCAGAGAAAGCAACACACGCACTAACGCCTCCATCAACTCAATATACGCAAGTTTCAAACACTCCCTACTCTAACCAAGGACAGAAAGGAAAACGCAAATGAGACAACCGTGGAAATGAGGGTAAAAAGCCATGGCAAGGTCAGAATGTCCAGCCTCCATTCGTGAAAGGCGATAAATCATTTTATGGTGGACCAGCGACCTCGCACCCCGGACACCAAGGGATACCCCCTTGTCCTAAGTGCAACAAGTTACACACAGGAGTGTGCAGAGCTGGAAACCCAAATTG
It encodes the following:
- the LOC131004934 gene encoding uncharacterized protein LOC131004934, yielding MPPRRVYINVPVNEEEPREPTPPPLPQDRRVEELFLRQNPPTFAGTGDPAETEEWIRAMERIFRFLRCNDAERLMCVSYQLKGTADYWWEAKQKTMAPEQLDELTWELFKTAMCEKFIPRSYRKKKEMKFTTLKQGNKTVVEYDRLFCDLARYAPYRVDTDEKMSELFCAGLRQEIRVVLASQTALSYAEALNRALDMELAMQPEKATHALTPPSTQYTQVSNTPYSNQGQKGKRK